One genomic window of Nakamurella panacisegetis includes the following:
- a CDS encoding sigma-70 family RNA polymerase sigma factor: protein MSTVVRTTNQRHTDAEQRAGLERLVKARADGSAAAVRAAEHDVICSHLTVATTLARRYRNRGVDFEDLHQLARLGLVKAVKRWRPEVGTDFLPFAFPTIIGEMKRFFRDHGTMIRIPRAMQELRAEASALSADLEQYLGRPATDAEVAAAAGVDVDEMRKQRAAAASCRMLSTDLQSVNDRVVEHASPEADHDLEQAENLMILQRALAALPEREREVLWLRYFEDKSQQQISEAIGVSQMQISRILRATLTRLKAQMSADGEGSELMLQLSA, encoded by the coding sequence GTGAGTACTGTTGTCAGAACGACCAACCAACGACACACCGATGCCGAGCAGAGAGCCGGCCTCGAGCGCTTGGTCAAGGCCAGGGCCGATGGGTCCGCCGCCGCCGTCAGGGCGGCCGAGCACGATGTGATCTGCAGCCACCTCACCGTGGCCACAACTCTCGCCCGCCGGTACCGGAACCGCGGCGTCGACTTCGAAGACCTTCACCAGTTGGCCCGTCTCGGGCTCGTGAAGGCGGTCAAGCGGTGGCGGCCCGAGGTCGGCACCGACTTCCTGCCGTTCGCGTTCCCGACCATCATCGGCGAGATGAAGCGGTTCTTCCGCGACCACGGCACGATGATCCGCATCCCGCGGGCCATGCAGGAGCTCCGGGCCGAGGCCTCGGCCCTGTCGGCCGATCTGGAGCAGTATCTCGGACGCCCGGCCACCGACGCCGAGGTGGCCGCTGCCGCCGGGGTCGACGTCGACGAGATGCGCAAGCAGCGAGCGGCCGCCGCGAGTTGCCGGATGCTGAGCACCGACCTGCAGTCGGTCAACGACCGTGTGGTGGAGCACGCCAGTCCCGAGGCCGATCACGACCTGGAGCAGGCCGAGAATCTGATGATCCTGCAGCGGGCGCTGGCCGCGCTGCCCGAACGCGAACGGGAAGTGCTGTGGTTGCGGTACTTCGAGGACAAGAGCCAGCAGCAGATCAGTGAAGCGATCGGCGTCAGCCAGATGCAGATCTCCCGGATCCTGCGGGCCACCCTGACCCGGCTGAAGGCCCAGATGTCGGCCGACGGCGAAGGTTCCGAGCTGATGCTGCAGCTCTCGGCCTGA
- the treS gene encoding maltose alpha-D-glucosyltransferase: MNPKTGPTPSDDDPTETGDGALPSEVTFDEQFYPARPKALRPRARRRAAVTVNLNPPFEPDARNKAYVEWLVNQSMLGDATTLARQLAGQASMWAHPFAHPNPRDAVDKASVWFTAYPLSLITGKGQSFLSALGAEDLWAAFEQIGIKAVHTGPVKLAGGISGWEPTPSIDGHFDRMSMAIDPLFGTEEDFRAMCEAAGSHGGTIIDDIVPAHTGKGADFRLAEMNYRDYPGIYHMINIPEADWHLLPEVPAGEDSVNLSLEHEKALQEAGIIIGQLQRVIFYEPGIKETNWSATREIYDTQGQLRRWVYLHYFKAGQPSINWLDPTFAGMRLVMGDALHSLLDLGSGALRLDANGFLGVEKSAEESPAWSEGHPLSEAANHLIGSMVRKVGGFTFQELNLTIDAIKSTSEVGADLSYDFITRPGYQHALATGDTEFLRLTLKEGLAIGIDQASLVHAMQNHDELTYELVHFATAHAHDVYELGGEELPGSVLAENIRESLRQKLTGEAGPYNRVFTQNGIACTTASVITATLGFTDLTVLTPDDIERITSAHLLLAMYNAFQPGVFALSGWDLCGTLPLEATEVRSLIAGGDTRWIERGAHDLMGWNPEATASSSGMPKALSLYGTLPDQLADPRSFASRLSRILAVREQHGIATGQLLDIPDVPAPSVLVMVNRLAVGAVQITLLNFSEEPVSGPVVSSHFPPGGRLVDLATGEDLGTIATNGSFTLTLPGFGGLALIVKED; the protein is encoded by the coding sequence GTGAACCCGAAGACCGGCCCGACCCCGAGCGACGACGACCCGACGGAGACCGGTGACGGCGCTCTGCCGTCCGAGGTCACCTTCGATGAGCAGTTCTACCCGGCCCGACCCAAGGCGCTCCGTCCGCGCGCCCGGCGACGGGCCGCGGTCACCGTCAACCTGAACCCGCCGTTCGAACCGGACGCGCGCAACAAGGCCTACGTCGAGTGGCTGGTCAACCAGTCGATGCTGGGCGACGCCACCACCCTGGCCCGACAGCTGGCCGGCCAGGCCAGCATGTGGGCCCACCCGTTCGCCCATCCGAATCCGCGGGATGCCGTCGACAAGGCCTCCGTGTGGTTCACCGCGTACCCGCTGTCCCTGATCACCGGCAAGGGCCAGAGCTTCCTCTCGGCCCTGGGTGCGGAGGACCTGTGGGCGGCGTTCGAGCAGATCGGCATCAAGGCGGTGCACACCGGGCCGGTCAAGCTGGCCGGCGGCATCAGCGGCTGGGAGCCGACCCCGAGCATCGACGGCCACTTCGACCGGATGAGCATGGCCATCGACCCGCTCTTCGGAACGGAGGAGGACTTCCGCGCCATGTGTGAGGCGGCCGGCTCGCACGGCGGCACGATCATCGACGACATCGTCCCCGCGCACACCGGCAAGGGCGCCGACTTCCGCCTGGCCGAGATGAACTACCGGGACTACCCCGGCATCTACCACATGATCAACATTCCGGAGGCCGACTGGCATCTGCTGCCCGAGGTCCCGGCCGGCGAGGACTCGGTGAACCTGAGCCTGGAGCACGAGAAGGCCCTGCAGGAGGCCGGCATCATCATCGGCCAGCTCCAGCGGGTCATCTTCTACGAGCCGGGCATCAAGGAGACCAACTGGAGCGCCACCCGGGAGATCTACGACACCCAGGGGCAATTGCGTCGCTGGGTCTACCTGCACTACTTCAAGGCCGGGCAGCCGTCGATCAACTGGTTGGACCCCACCTTCGCCGGAATGCGGCTCGTCATGGGCGACGCCCTGCACTCGCTGCTCGACCTCGGATCGGGGGCGTTGCGGCTGGACGCCAACGGATTCCTCGGGGTGGAGAAGAGCGCCGAGGAGTCACCCGCCTGGTCGGAGGGCCACCCGCTCTCGGAGGCAGCCAACCATCTGATCGGGAGCATGGTCCGCAAGGTCGGCGGCTTCACCTTCCAGGAACTGAACCTGACCATCGACGCCATCAAGTCCACGTCGGAGGTGGGCGCCGACCTGTCCTACGACTTCATCACCCGGCCCGGGTACCAGCATGCGCTGGCCACCGGGGACACCGAGTTCCTCCGGCTGACCCTCAAGGAGGGCCTGGCCATCGGCATCGACCAGGCCTCCCTGGTGCACGCGATGCAGAACCACGACGAACTGACCTACGAACTGGTCCACTTCGCCACCGCCCACGCGCACGACGTCTACGAACTCGGTGGCGAGGAGCTGCCCGGTTCCGTGCTGGCCGAAAACATCCGGGAGTCGTTGCGGCAGAAGCTGACCGGGGAGGCCGGCCCGTACAACCGGGTGTTCACCCAGAACGGGATCGCCTGCACGACGGCCAGCGTCATCACCGCCACGCTCGGCTTCACCGATCTCACCGTCCTGACGCCGGACGACATCGAACGGATCACCTCGGCCCATCTCCTGCTGGCGATGTACAACGCGTTCCAGCCCGGGGTGTTCGCCCTGTCCGGCTGGGACCTGTGCGGCACCCTCCCGCTGGAGGCGACCGAGGTCCGGTCGCTGATCGCCGGGGGCGACACCCGCTGGATCGAACGCGGCGCCCACGACCTGATGGGCTGGAACCCCGAGGCGACGGCCTCGTCGTCCGGCATGCCCAAGGCGCTCTCCCTGTACGGCACGTTGCCGGACCAGCTGGCCGACCCCCGGTCGTTCGCCTCCCGGCTCAGCCGTATCCTCGCCGTCCGCGAGCAGCACGGTATCGCCACCGGACAGCTGCTGGACATCCCGGACGTGCCCGCGCCCAGCGTGCTGGTGATGGTCAACCGCCTGGCCGTCGGCGCGGTCCAGATCACCCTGCTGAACTTCAGCGAGGAGCCGGTGTCCGGCCCGGTGGTGTCGTCGCACTTCCCGCCGGGGGGCCGCCTGGTCGACCTGGCCACGGGCGAGGACCTCGGGACCATCGCGACCAACGGCTCGTTCACCCTCACACTGCCCGGGTTCGGCGGGCTGGCGCTCATCGTCAAGGAGGACTGA
- a CDS encoding flavin-containing monooxygenase, which translates to MVAAEGEPRSHVDVLIVGAGLSGIGAACTLQTHAPDRTWAVVEARGASGGTWDRFRFPGIRSDSDMYTLGYRFRPWVQGKSIAAGSDILSYLRETAAAYGVADRIEYHWRVLRADFNRASARWTVTVEHTETGRRQVRTCGFLYLCTGYFRYDHGYTPSWPGREDFTGCVVHPQDWPADLDVDGREVVVIGSGSTAVTLIPALVAAGAHVVMLQRSPSWVMVLPTRDPLGSLLLRILSPERASGVIRWKNMRVATALYQLCQRFPRTSGRLLRHGVRRRLPKGFDVDRHFRPTYDPWDQRLCLVPDGDFFAAISSGRAEIATDHVESFASDGLRLRSGRRLKADIVVTATGLELLTLGDIALSVDRDPVDVSERVVYKGTMLDGVPNLGFAIGYTNGTWALKVELATDYVTRLLNFMRDRGYDEVMPLRPIQALRTTPYIEMSSGYFERGRSRLPRQGDRPPWRIHQQYPKDARLLRGPIAGPELAFRVRSGPS; encoded by the coding sequence ATGGTCGCAGCAGAGGGCGAACCGCGATCCCACGTCGACGTGCTGATCGTCGGGGCCGGTCTGTCGGGGATCGGCGCCGCGTGCACATTGCAGACGCACGCCCCCGACCGCACCTGGGCCGTGGTCGAAGCGCGCGGGGCCAGCGGCGGGACGTGGGACCGGTTCCGCTTCCCGGGCATCCGGTCCGATTCGGACATGTATACCCTGGGCTACCGATTCCGGCCCTGGGTCCAGGGGAAGTCGATCGCCGCCGGATCCGACATCCTGAGCTACCTGCGGGAGACCGCCGCCGCCTACGGCGTCGCCGACCGGATTGAATACCACTGGCGCGTCCTCCGGGCCGATTTCAACCGTGCGTCGGCGCGGTGGACCGTCACCGTCGAACACACCGAGACGGGCCGGCGCCAGGTCCGCACGTGCGGGTTCCTGTACCTGTGCACGGGATACTTCCGCTACGACCACGGCTACACGCCGAGTTGGCCGGGCCGGGAGGACTTCACCGGGTGCGTGGTGCACCCGCAGGACTGGCCGGCCGATCTCGACGTCGACGGCCGGGAAGTGGTGGTGATCGGGAGCGGATCCACCGCCGTCACCCTCATCCCGGCCCTGGTCGCGGCGGGAGCGCACGTGGTGATGCTCCAACGGTCGCCGTCCTGGGTGATGGTCCTCCCGACCCGGGACCCGCTGGGATCGCTGCTGCTGCGGATCCTTTCGCCGGAGCGCGCCTCCGGGGTGATCCGCTGGAAGAACATGCGGGTGGCCACGGCCCTTTACCAGCTGTGTCAGCGATTCCCGCGGACGTCGGGCCGGCTGCTGCGCCACGGGGTCCGGCGGCGCCTGCCGAAAGGGTTCGACGTCGACCGGCACTTCCGGCCCACCTACGATCCCTGGGACCAGCGTCTGTGTCTGGTACCGGACGGCGACTTCTTCGCGGCGATCTCCTCCGGCCGGGCGGAGATCGCCACCGATCACGTCGAATCGTTCGCCTCCGATGGCCTGCGCCTCCGCTCGGGGCGCCGGCTGAAGGCCGACATCGTGGTCACGGCAACGGGTCTGGAGCTACTGACGCTCGGCGACATCGCCCTGAGCGTCGACCGGGATCCGGTCGACGTGTCCGAGCGGGTGGTCTACAAGGGCACCATGCTCGACGGCGTGCCCAACCTGGGTTTCGCGATCGGCTACACCAACGGCACCTGGGCCCTCAAGGTCGAGCTCGCCACCGACTACGTCACCCGGCTGCTCAACTTCATGCGCGACCGGGGGTACGACGAGGTGATGCCGCTGCGGCCGATCCAGGCGCTCCGCACGACGCCGTACATCGAGATGTCCTCGGGCTACTTCGAGCGGGGCCGATCCCGGCTCCCGCGGCAGGGCGACCGGCCGCCGTGGCGGATCCACCAGCAGTACCCGAAGGACGCGCGGTTGCTCCGTGGCCCGATCGCCGGTCCCGAGCTGGCCTTTCGGGTCCGCAGCGGGCCGAGCTGA
- a CDS encoding OsmC family protein, translating into MADAEVTVAAGNLRSPSATAVGFPHRWTDEGVTVEADFTGAHLLHLAVAGCVLNDLYREAAGLGIGLDGVRVLARGGFDPVSWQSTGITYQVEVRSAASPGEVAELLARVDAVAEIPKAVRSSASVTRVP; encoded by the coding sequence ATGGCCGATGCGGAGGTGACGGTCGCCGCCGGGAACCTGAGGTCGCCGTCGGCCACGGCAGTCGGCTTCCCCCACCGGTGGACGGACGAGGGGGTCACCGTCGAGGCGGACTTCACCGGTGCCCACCTCCTCCACCTGGCCGTGGCCGGGTGTGTGCTCAACGATCTCTACCGGGAGGCCGCGGGTCTCGGGATCGGTCTCGACGGAGTCAGGGTGCTGGCTCGCGGTGGCTTCGACCCGGTGTCGTGGCAGTCGACCGGGATCACCTACCAGGTGGAGGTCCGCTCCGCGGCATCGCCGGGGGAGGTGGCCGAGCTGCTGGCCCGGGTCGACGCCGTCGCGGAGATCCCGAAGGCGGTCCGGTCGAGCGCGTCGGTGACGCGGGTGCCGTAG
- the msrA gene encoding peptide-methionine (S)-S-oxide reductase MsrA, translating to MTQKTEKAILAGGCFWGMQDLIRRRPGVISTRVGYSGGDVPNATYRNHGTHAEAIEITFDPEQTTYRDLLEFFFQVHDPTTRNRQGNDIGLSYRSAIFYLDEEQKRVAQDTIADVDASGLWPGKVVTELAPAGDFWMAEPEHQDYLEHYPNGYTCHFVRPNWKLPRRSVSA from the coding sequence ATGACGCAGAAGACGGAAAAGGCGATCCTGGCCGGAGGATGTTTCTGGGGCATGCAGGACCTCATCCGTCGCCGTCCCGGAGTGATCTCGACCCGGGTGGGCTATTCCGGTGGCGACGTGCCCAACGCGACCTACCGCAACCACGGCACGCACGCCGAAGCGATCGAGATCACCTTCGACCCCGAGCAGACCACCTATCGTGACCTGCTCGAGTTCTTCTTCCAGGTGCACGACCCCACCACGCGCAACCGCCAGGGCAACGACATCGGCCTGAGCTACCGGTCGGCGATCTTCTACCTGGACGAGGAGCAGAAGCGCGTCGCGCAGGACACCATTGCCGACGTCGACGCGTCTGGGCTGTGGCCCGGCAAGGTGGTCACCGAATTGGCCCCGGCCGGCGACTTCTGGATGGCCGAGCCCGAACACCAGGACTATCTCGAGCACTATCCGAACGGGTACACGTGCCACTTCGTGCGGCCGAACTGGAAGCTCCCGCGCCGCTCGGTCTCGGCCTGA
- a CDS encoding EamA family transporter → MRTTGGSSLGLVLALLSAASFGTSGAFASSLIEDGWSPALVVLIRISLGALILAVPSILSLRGQWSRLWSGRRSVVLYAVLAVGGAQVFYFHAVQRLSVGVALMIEYLGVVLVVLWMWLRHGRRPQRLTVLGSLLAVAGLALVLDLFGGIRIDPIGVLWGLGAAVGLAAYFLISAKVDDALPPVAMAGTGMAIGAVMLAVFGGIGVLPLRAGAVTVHLHGGAVAWWIPMLGLAVIAAAFAYAVGVMAARALGATMASFVGLTEVLFAVLFAWLLVDQLPTVIQLLGGLLIVGGVAVIRVDELRRSESFPQLTDEPSPLGPSLPERV, encoded by the coding sequence ATCAGGACCACTGGCGGTTCGAGCCTCGGGCTCGTGCTGGCTCTGCTGTCGGCGGCCTCATTCGGCACCTCGGGCGCGTTCGCCAGTTCGCTGATCGAGGACGGCTGGAGCCCGGCCCTGGTGGTCCTGATCCGGATCAGTCTGGGCGCACTGATCCTGGCCGTTCCGTCGATCCTGTCGTTGCGGGGCCAGTGGTCCCGGCTCTGGTCCGGGCGCCGATCCGTCGTGCTCTACGCGGTACTGGCCGTCGGCGGTGCGCAGGTCTTCTACTTCCACGCGGTCCAACGGCTCTCGGTCGGCGTCGCCCTGATGATCGAGTATCTGGGCGTGGTGCTGGTGGTGCTGTGGATGTGGCTGCGCCACGGCCGCCGGCCCCAACGGCTGACCGTGCTCGGCTCGCTGCTGGCGGTGGCCGGGCTGGCCCTGGTCCTCGACCTGTTCGGCGGCATCCGGATCGATCCGATCGGGGTGCTGTGGGGACTCGGCGCCGCGGTCGGGCTGGCCGCCTACTTCCTGATCTCGGCCAAGGTCGACGACGCACTGCCACCGGTGGCCATGGCCGGGACCGGCATGGCCATCGGAGCCGTGATGCTGGCTGTCTTCGGCGGAATCGGCGTCCTGCCGCTCCGGGCCGGCGCCGTCACCGTGCACCTGCACGGCGGCGCGGTCGCGTGGTGGATCCCGATGCTCGGATTGGCCGTGATCGCCGCCGCCTTCGCCTATGCCGTCGGGGTGATGGCGGCCCGGGCTCTCGGGGCCACCATGGCGTCGTTCGTCGGTCTGACCGAGGTGCTCTTCGCCGTGCTGTTCGCCTGGCTGCTGGTCGACCAGTTGCCGACCGTCATCCAGCTCCTGGGTGGCCTGCTGATCGTCGGGGGAGTAGCGGTGATCCGGGTCGACGAGTTGCGCCGAAGCGAGAGCTTCCCGCAGCTCACGGACGAGCCGAGCCCGCTGGGCCCCTCGCTGCCCGAGCGGGTGTGA
- a CDS encoding DinB family protein yields the protein MATDDQKTVLHDYLRRARQALVWKLDGLSEYDVRRPLTGTGTNLLGLVQHVASVGVSYFGETFGRPFPEPMPWLDEDAETNADMWVPAERTRPMVLAFQERAWAHADATIDALDLDSPGHVAWWPPDRSEVTLHRVLVHMIAEADRHAGQADIVRELIDGRAGLRADGSNLPERDEAWWSQFRATLEESAASFRSP from the coding sequence ATGGCCACTGACGATCAGAAGACAGTTCTGCACGACTACCTCCGCCGGGCCCGGCAGGCGTTGGTGTGGAAGCTGGATGGGCTGTCGGAGTACGACGTGCGACGCCCCCTGACCGGCACCGGCACCAACCTGCTGGGCCTCGTCCAGCACGTGGCGAGTGTCGGCGTCAGCTACTTCGGCGAGACCTTCGGGCGTCCGTTCCCCGAACCGATGCCCTGGCTGGACGAGGACGCCGAGACCAACGCGGACATGTGGGTGCCGGCCGAGCGGACCCGGCCGATGGTCCTGGCGTTCCAGGAGCGGGCGTGGGCCCACGCCGATGCCACCATCGACGCCTTGGACCTGGACAGTCCCGGTCACGTGGCCTGGTGGCCGCCCGACCGCAGCGAGGTCACGCTGCACCGCGTGCTGGTGCACATGATCGCCGAAGCCGATCGTCACGCCGGTCAGGCCGACATCGTCCGCGAGTTGATCGACGGACGCGCCGGGCTGCGGGCCGATGGCAGCAATCTGCCCGAACGCGATGAAGCCTGGTGGTCGCAGTTCCGGGCGACGCTGGAGGAGTCGGCCGCCTCGTTCCGATCGCCCTGA
- a CDS encoding DUF6582 domain-containing protein codes for MAKELTTKDRKKLGRKSFALPGKRKYPIPDKAHARNALARVAQNGTPAEQKKVKAAVKKRFPSIGKKKKS; via the coding sequence ATGGCGAAGGAACTGACAACCAAGGACCGGAAGAAGCTCGGCCGGAAGTCGTTCGCCCTGCCGGGCAAGCGCAAGTACCCCATCCCGGACAAGGCGCACGCTCGCAACGCGCTCGCCCGGGTCGCGCAGAACGGCACGCCGGCGGAGCAGAAGAAGGTCAAGGCGGCCGTGAAGAAGCGCTTCCCGAGCATCGGCAAGAAGAAGAAGTCCTGA
- a CDS encoding CGNR zinc finger domain-containing protein: MVFTHDTAVALIGAAAWVNTDADTEEIPDVAALDAFVTTWGWTGSRTHDETELLAVQGLRPRLRQLWLLDKDGVVALVNELLTEFRALPQLVRHDEWDYHLHATPSSAPLADRMAVEAAMAMVDVVRADELSRLRVCENFDCESVLVDLSRNRSKRYCDLVCTNRAAARAYRSRGAAAEV; the protein is encoded by the coding sequence ATGGTTTTCACTCATGACACCGCAGTGGCCCTGATCGGCGCCGCCGCCTGGGTGAACACCGACGCCGACACCGAGGAGATCCCCGACGTCGCCGCCCTCGACGCGTTCGTGACGACCTGGGGATGGACCGGCAGCCGCACCCACGACGAGACCGAACTGCTTGCCGTCCAAGGACTCCGGCCCCGGCTCCGGCAACTCTGGCTCCTGGACAAGGACGGGGTGGTGGCCCTGGTCAACGAACTGCTGACCGAGTTCCGGGCGTTGCCGCAGCTGGTCCGGCACGACGAATGGGACTACCACCTGCACGCCACCCCGAGCAGCGCGCCGCTGGCCGATCGGATGGCCGTCGAGGCGGCCATGGCCATGGTCGACGTCGTCCGGGCTGACGAGCTCAGCCGCCTCCGGGTCTGCGAGAACTTCGACTGCGAGAGTGTGCTGGTCGATCTGTCGCGAAACCGCTCGAAGCGGTACTGCGATCTGGTCTGCACCAACCGCGCCGCCGCCCGGGCCTACCGCTCCCGCGGCGCCGCCGCCGAAGTGTAG
- a CDS encoding SGNH/GDSL hydrolase family protein translates to MPLRAAELEAPAPLGLGLSATLRVGVLGDSIAYGQGAADPSEAVGARLMARFRAADVDAVVQTFAVPQACSGDLAEQVLRATAWRIGLALVIIGANDLTQFVPTEQAARSLGTAVRSLRGAGARVVVTPAPDLSVVPGVPPEFRLLVRTGSAVLRQAQTEVARREGAVVADLAETVAAFALDPALFSADRFHPSSAGYALIATALAPTVLAEARAVQEPSPHERT, encoded by the coding sequence GTGCCACTTCGTGCGGCCGAACTGGAAGCTCCCGCGCCGCTCGGTCTCGGCCTGAGCGCCACCCTGCGGGTAGGCGTCCTGGGCGATTCGATCGCCTACGGGCAGGGCGCCGCGGACCCGTCCGAGGCGGTCGGCGCCCGGCTGATGGCGAGGTTCCGGGCGGCGGACGTCGATGCCGTCGTGCAGACGTTCGCTGTCCCGCAGGCGTGCAGCGGGGACCTGGCCGAGCAGGTGCTCAGGGCGACCGCCTGGCGGATCGGGCTGGCCCTGGTCATCATCGGCGCCAACGACCTGACGCAGTTCGTCCCGACGGAACAGGCCGCCCGGTCGCTGGGTACGGCCGTGCGGTCGCTCCGGGGAGCGGGCGCGCGGGTGGTCGTCACGCCGGCGCCGGATCTGAGTGTGGTGCCGGGTGTGCCTCCGGAGTTCCGCCTGCTGGTCAGAACCGGGAGTGCCGTGCTGCGGCAGGCCCAGACCGAGGTGGCGCGCCGTGAGGGGGCGGTGGTGGCCGACCTGGCCGAGACCGTGGCCGCGTTCGCCCTTGACCCCGCGCTGTTCAGCGCCGACCGCTTCCATCCGTCCAGCGCGGGCTACGCGTTGATCGCGACGGCGCTGGCGCCCACCGTTCTGGCCGAGGCGCGAGCGGTGCAGGAGCCCTCCCCGCACGAAAGGACCTGA
- a CDS encoding CBS domain-containing protein, translating to MQPSRPGRTAAQLSSDHPFWVHPADSLAVAARTLARAGFPLLPICDEHRRLVGTITAATLLATFGAGAAHEQAVSEVLDPDPPVIADYAGPEWVLTEMIDARTWVLPVIDAGDHLVTLISLHDLTPVIGAAVLADAWRRITARGP from the coding sequence ATGCAGCCCAGCCGCCCCGGCCGGACGGCAGCCCAGTTGTCCTCGGACCACCCTTTCTGGGTGCACCCGGCCGACTCGTTGGCCGTGGCCGCCCGGACGCTGGCCAGGGCCGGCTTCCCGCTGCTGCCGATCTGCGACGAACACCGGCGGCTGGTCGGAACGATCACGGCGGCGACCCTCCTGGCCACCTTCGGCGCCGGTGCGGCCCACGAGCAGGCGGTGTCGGAGGTCCTGGACCCCGATCCCCCGGTGATCGCCGACTACGCGGGACCGGAATGGGTGCTGACCGAGATGATCGACGCCCGGACGTGGGTCCTGCCGGTGATCGACGCCGGCGACCACCTCGTAACCCTGATCAGCCTGCACGATCTGACTCCCGTCATCGGGGCGGCCGTGCTGGCCGATGCCTGGCGCCGGATCACTGCTCGCGGACCGTGA
- a CDS encoding phospholipase D-like domain-containing protein: MTSPIAVTFLRDTGHGGEPGQPQAIAAALAEFVDAARNSIDMAIYDFRLSDALAEIVVGRLIEVADGGVSVRIAYDHGKPADATAADFAALEADPAPSGTARWVAEHFGGSAVRIAGIDAGSQLMHSKYVVRDGAAVWTGSTNFTDDAWTLQENDVMVIEAEPVAAAYERDFVALWDSGGIRGTGRGDNGSVTLENYGVSWDFAPGDGREIDAELVSIVDGAATRLVLAGMVITSHPLLAALAAAIERGIPVSGIYDSGQMGPIAANWDPGSAVLADWTAVSAHVADKRSYPYTPTSPHNFMHHKVLVGDDTVVTGSYNFSANAERNAENQVRITDPALAGEYVDHIALIAAAYHQPS, encoded by the coding sequence ATGACGTCGCCCATTGCCGTGACTTTCCTGCGCGACACCGGCCACGGCGGCGAACCGGGCCAGCCGCAGGCGATCGCCGCCGCCCTGGCCGAGTTCGTCGACGCCGCGCGGAACTCGATCGACATGGCGATCTACGACTTCCGGCTGTCCGATGCGCTGGCCGAGATCGTGGTCGGCAGGCTGATCGAGGTGGCCGATGGGGGCGTGTCGGTGCGGATCGCCTACGACCACGGCAAGCCGGCCGATGCGACGGCCGCCGATTTCGCCGCTCTGGAAGCCGACCCCGCGCCGTCCGGCACCGCGCGATGGGTGGCCGAGCACTTCGGCGGGTCAGCCGTGCGGATCGCCGGGATCGATGCCGGTTCGCAACTCATGCACTCCAAGTACGTGGTCCGTGACGGTGCCGCGGTCTGGACCGGGTCGACGAATTTCACCGACGACGCCTGGACCCTCCAGGAGAACGACGTCATGGTCATCGAGGCCGAGCCGGTGGCCGCGGCCTACGAGCGCGACTTCGTCGCCCTGTGGGACAGCGGCGGGATCAGGGGTACCGGCCGTGGCGACAACGGGTCGGTCACGCTCGAGAACTACGGCGTCTCGTGGGATTTCGCCCCCGGGGACGGCCGGGAGATCGACGCCGAGCTGGTGTCGATCGTGGACGGAGCGGCGACCCGGCTCGTCCTGGCCGGCATGGTCATCACCTCGCACCCGCTGCTCGCGGCCCTGGCCGCCGCCATCGAGCGTGGAATTCCGGTGTCGGGGATCTACGACAGTGGCCAGATGGGGCCGATCGCCGCGAACTGGGATCCCGGATCGGCCGTGCTGGCCGACTGGACCGCCGTCTCCGCGCATGTGGCCGACAAACGGTCCTACCCGTACACCCCGACGTCGCCGCACAACTTCATGCACCACAAGGTTCTGGTCGGCGACGACACCGTCGTCACCGGCAGCTACAACTTCTCCGCCAACGCCGAGCGCAATGCCGAGAACCAGGTGCGCATCACCGATCCGGCGCTGGCCGGCGAGTACGTCGACCACATCGCCCTGATCGCGGCCGCCTACCACCAGCCGTCCTGA
- a CDS encoding CBS domain-containing protein has translation MNSSPQAHRLAPPALVGLTSRPPPTAGHLMNCEFVAVEAESTLEQAAGLLAGSGLPALPVRGPDNRLLGTVTVTGVLAAVAAGTDRSAPVGAVMDRHPAAVAHYAPVESILGEMDDAGLWVLPVVDGSGRLVGLVSLSNLDGAISRALLAHTWARFAEFHRE, from the coding sequence ATGAACAGCTCGCCCCAGGCGCATCGGTTGGCACCACCAGCCCTGGTCGGGCTGACGAGTAGGCCTCCGCCGACCGCCGGACACCTGATGAACTGCGAGTTCGTCGCGGTCGAGGCGGAGTCGACGCTGGAGCAGGCGGCCGGCCTGTTGGCCGGCTCCGGCCTCCCGGCCCTGCCGGTCCGCGGGCCGGACAACCGGTTGCTCGGGACGGTGACGGTGACCGGGGTGCTGGCCGCGGTGGCGGCCGGGACGGATCGGTCGGCCCCGGTGGGGGCGGTGATGGACCGGCATCCGGCGGCGGTGGCCCACTACGCGCCCGTCGAATCGATCCTGGGCGAGATGGACGACGCCGGGCTGTGGGTGCTGCCGGTGGTCGACGGTTCCGGCCGACTGGTCGGCCTGGTCAGCCTGTCGAATTTGGACGGGGCTATTTCTCGCGCTTTACTCGCCCATACGTGGGCCCGATTTGCCGAGTTTCACCGCGAGTGA